One Hevea brasiliensis isolate MT/VB/25A 57/8 chromosome 6, ASM3005281v1, whole genome shotgun sequence genomic window, gggattggaaaattatccattcattcatttaattccatcattctatatagagacactttgactattgattgttctagaattctttttgagcatgactctctcttttgattggttggtttggggattttgaatgataattgacttgatggctaagcggtggaagcttggataagcattaaattctttgcatcttgaaggatgggtatatggattgttggtaaggctaaaggtgtgtttagttactttaataggtaattttcatagctctttggataaggcacccctaaaaattttgcattacattttaaagtttgcttgaggacaagcaaaagcttgagtttgggggtatttgatgcatacattttgcatagtcatttaggtctaattttataaccatttttatttgattattagtcatttttagctaatttcattagttaattagttagtttttcatagttgtcaattttgcattaatttgtaatttttactttgttttgtaggaaaaatggtatttttgaaggactgaagagaattttgccattgaggagtgtcttctacagccaaagatgtctaaaacaagttttcaagctgaaatatgcattgaccaaactgtgcataacttgccgcataagctatgcagatctgcataaggagaaagatcatcgTTCAGAAccagaaatgtgcataaggagatcgcatagcttatgcacattctcgcctcccttatgcactttcacgaattgtgcataacctatgcaccaagtcatgcgatttcgcataagtgactcgAAGCAGTGaagcgcataagggactgcatgacttatgcagtccacttatgcagtcccataaagagttcattaatgagctggcagaagattccctcagataattcctcctagaatataccattttagggctccatgtcagaaaaatgctataaatagtctcattttcccattttagaggggaGGCAAGGAGTAGAAAAGGAAAAGGAGAagggaggcagaatttgaggagtcactttcaccttccacaccattttcaaccaagatttgcagatttctttcttcccttatatttttctacatttctagtgtttaatttcttattccttatcttagattaaagctttatttccatttaaactcaatatatcttgtaagcattatggatagtgagtagttttacctttgattctggagtaagggttgtaatatttgagatattttgtggattttgattgggtaatccatattttgtggtcttaatgagttttattcatttcttgtatgcttaatgacatgcttagtgtaggatcccattaagtgatgttcttaatccatggttaaagcaccgaaaggagaaggccttgtgatagataatcaagaaattggacttaattaacttagacctagaaataggctaaggattaaaaggattcacagattaattaaagaacttaatgggtcttaattaattctaactccacgaaactatgattagtttgattaaggcactctttgtctcactcgaaagggaattcaaaggatttaagaattaatctctttaaaacccataagtttcataagattgaataaccaatttaaaatcccaaaatagctcggatatgaaatcccgaactccggaatcgcctttttaccattgttaatttctaatcgaatttaattacttgccattttgaatattgccatacttgaacttgcttatttcaatttaatgtaattttagtttaattaatacattattgaatagattattaattttacatacataaatttcacattctcaatacccatcaattcattactttaatttcaaaaatatttcaatttactcaactttttatatcaaaaattcaatcattaacacaactcctcgtgagatcgatatcttttctatactacttgtacgacccgtgcacttatgGTAGCGACGcatcataaatttaaaaataattattaaaatttactcTATGATTTTTTTGTCTTCGAACCATGAGCTATGGTGAACTGCAAAAACTTAAATACAGCAACGGTCGTTGTTGTCAGAAatttcacatctctgcaaaaacTTAAATACAGTGTTTGGTCGGTGTTGTCAGAAATTTCACATGTCTACACTTTCCCATTCTTCAACGTTTTACATTGGCAACACCAGTTTTAAGCCCTATAATTTGATCATATTGagcatttgaatttttattatttttgttatttacccTTTATTGGACGGAAATTATAAAAGTGTTCTttactcaaaaattaaaaaaaaattaattgaaattaaaaagaaataaataaataaataattataaacaaTGTCATTTTTCCAACTCAATGTGACCAAATTGAAGAATAAGTACTTTGATAAGTGCTCAATATCTGAAAATAAGGGAGTTCCAGAATGTGTTTTGCCTTTTAAAAATGATTTGTTTAAGGTTTTGAATTGTTCTCAATGCCATAAACCAAGTTTTATGGCTATAAGAAAATGAGGCCTTTAGCAATGAATTTTTCTGTTAAAAGGTAAAAATCCATTGTTCAAGGTATTATTGTCAAATTTTGAATTCCAtcactctttttttttcttctaactaTCAAATGTAGCATTAAAttagctaaaaaaaaaatcaaaaatataAAAATCTCAGTAATTTTGACTGGATATTCGAGACCCAATTACAAGGAGTTCCAAAGTCATATGAATTCCAAAATAAAGGAGTTCCAAAGTCAAATGAATTCCAAAATAAATGAGTTCCAAAGTCATATGAATTCCATCATTCGGCTCCTTAATGGTgtttattttgaattaattagGCTCTATTTGAAAAATGAAGGAcctaattgattaaaaaaatgttaatgacttgtttgattactTAACCTAAGTTCATGGACTAAAGTAAAAGTTTGGCCTTTAAAAAAATTAGAGAGACTACGTGGAAAGCAAGTCCATATGAATAAAGAAGAATAAGCTTTCTATTCCCTTTCAGAACAAACAAAACCATAAAAGAACCCAATTGTGAGAGAAATCGAGGAAGAAGAATCTAACAAGCAAATGCAAATGGTGAGACAAATCGTCTTGTCTGTGTTGGGAAAAATTTCCAATCTTCTTGTCCAAGAGTCAGATTCATTGCTTGGATTCGAAGATCAAATTCAATGCATCGAGACGCAATTGAGAAAAAAAGTTGATGATTGTGACAATTTGGTCGGAAGCCAGGGCTTCGTAGAAACTATTTACGATCTTGAAGATGTGATTGATGAGTTAATTATCAAATCAGCCCAGAGAAGCAATAGAGATGCTAGCTTTCTGTGTGTTTTGGCCTTCGTTCCTCTGCCAATGTGTTTCTTTTATATTCTGGCTCTTGTCGATTTGCTAGATCATTACAGACTTCGTAAGAGAGTGGAACAGATTAAGATTAACATTGAGGCATATGATGCATTCTTTAAATCTGGTCTCTGGTACGACTCCTTTGGCTTATACGAAGTGGGTGTTGGCTACTCTGTAATTTCTCCAGTTATAGGTTTGTTTGAGGCCTTAGCCACTCGGAATGAGCTTCGTCCTACTGTGCGAAGGCAAGCCAGGAGGTTAAGAGACGAATTCAAGTCTTTGCAGGATTTTCTAAAGCATGTTGAACAATTAAAAGAATTAAGTGAAGCGGGAATGGCGTGGATGGAGGAACTTTGCGATGTTTGTCGCTCAGCTGAGAATTTTGTTGGGCTCTTCTTGCAACGGATGAAGAACGAGAAGAGAGGACCTTTACAAAACTTGGTCTGGGCTCCCCAGAATTTCATTTCCCAGCATAAGCTTCTCCAGCAGATGGCCCGGATGAATGATAAGATCCTTGATATTTCGAATAGAGGATATGAAGCCATTCCAAGTTTACTGTCATGGAGTAATTACGAAAATTTACATCAACGGGAAGAACCACCTCCTCGTGATGCTGATCAACTTGATATGGTTAGCTTCGATGAGGATGTTGATGCAGTTATGCCACAGCTGCTGAAAGATGACCCTCGCTGCATCACCATTTCAATTGTGGGCGTTGGAGGCATTGGCAAGACATGCCTTGCAAAGCTAATCTATGACAGCCAAGCTATTGCAGATCATTTTCCTTATCGTATTTGGGTGTCTGAAAAAAGAGAGGTAGAAATCATGAAAAAGATTTTGGGATTTGATGACAGTTCGGGATTATATTATGATCATCGTAATGAAACGAAGGAAAGCTATGCATTTAGGTTGAGGCAGATGGTTAATGCTTTCTTTGCGGATAAGAAGCATCTCATTGTGGTCAATAACTCTTATCCAAGCCAATTCTGGAGAGTAATGGGAAGTGCATTCTCTGAAATATCAAACGGAACTCGAATATTGTTCTCTGTACGCCGCCTAAATCGGGCTCCACCAGTTACCGATACAAACCTTATTTACAGACTACATCTGCGAAGCGATGATGAAAGCTGGGCTTTGTTCAAACATGAGTTGAATATAAGCATCGCGTCAAAGTTGGAATCAAATTTGAAAGAAATTATATTAAGAAAATGTGGAGGACTGCCAAAGGTGATTGTGAAACTGGGAGAACTAGTGTCACAAAGAGACCCAACCCCTGAGGAGTTGTCAAGGATGCTTGACCAACTAAATCAAAATGAAGGACCATGGTCTGAAGTCTTGGAAGATATAAACAAATATTTGCCTTTGTATTTAAGGCGATGCCTTTTTTATTTTGGATTATTTCCACCCGATTATAAGATACCTGCAAGAAGATTGATTGGCTTGTGGGTTGCGGAGGGTTTGGGACGTCAACAAGGTGATGAGAAAACTCCTGAATATGTCGTAGAGGAATGCTTGAGAGAGTTGGTGAACCATAACATGTTACAGGTGACACAGAAGAAGCTCAATGGGAAGATCAAGACGTGTCGCCTACCTGAGGCAGTGCGAGTACACTGGTTTGCAAAAGCCCAGCAAGCTAATTTTCTCCAAGGTCACACCAACATCACTAGTGTGATACGCCGTCTTGCTGACCATGTCGACGAAAACGATGCTATCTTTGATCACATCCATGGTAACGATACTGCTTCTCTTTACCCTTGCTATAGTGATGTTGTCTCGTTTTTATCCTTTGATACTCGAGAAGGGAGCAAAGCTGGAGAAGTTATAGGGAAATTTCTTGATCGATGTATCTCCAGCAATTGCTTCCATTTCCTATGGGTGTTGGATCTTGAAAATGTATATAAGCCAAAACTGCCCAAGGCAATAGGTCAACTTACTCGGTTAAAGTACCTAGGTTTGAGATCCACTTACTTAGAGATACTTCCTGAGTTCATTGACAAGTTGATAAACCTTCAAACTTTAGATTTGAAGCGAGCTCACATTTGTACTCTTCCCAATATAATCTGGAATATGCTGAAACTAAGGCATTTATTTCTTGATGAGAGTTTTCGCAGCACGTTCGTCTGGGAAGGGGGCCGTTCTCCAATGGATCTTCAAACGCTTTGGGGCATATTCGTTGATGAGGATAGTCTTGTAAGAAATGGGCTGGATACTTTGTTGACTATTACAAAGTTGGGACTGATTTGCAAGATATCAAGACCATTCCAAAAGACGGCAATGTCCGAGCAACTGGATGTTGTGGCAAATTgggttcaaaatttaaaaaacctTCGATCCCTGATGTTGAAATCATTTGATGAATTAAATCAGCCCTGGGATCTGCACTTGGAGTCTTTATCGAGCCATGTTGATCTCACCAGCATATATTTGACTGGAAAGCTAAAGAACCAGCATCTGGTTTCTGAGTTCCCTCAGAACCTCGTTGAACTCACCTTGTCAGCTTCTGGACTGGCAGAGGATCCCATGCAAATACTGGACAAGCTTCCCAACCTTCAAATTTTGATACTGATGTCCAAATCATTTACAGGAAAGAAAATGTTTTGCAGTTTTGGAGGATTTCCTAAGCTTGAAGTCCTTAAATTCAAGAAGCTGGAGCCACTGGAGGAATGGAATGTGGAGAAAGGAGCACTGCCTAGTCTGAAAAGCTTGGAGATCGATGAATGTAGAAATTTAATGATGCTTCCCGATGGGCTGCGGCATGTTAGGACGCTCCGTgaattaaaaataacaaaattgccAGTGTTATCATCAAGGATCAAGGGCAATCAGGGTGAGGATTGGAATAAAATTGCTCATGGGTGTCATGTCCTCATAGAAGATTGATAATGCTGAGCAAAACTCAACTATAATGAGCATGTAATCCTCTGTTTCTATAGCTTCTAATATTGTCTAAATCACTGTTTATTACTCTGTTTGTGATGCTACAATTATCAACTTCTTGATTAGTAACTCTCCTGATTAGTAACTCAGATTATTTGATTGCTAAATCTGTATTCCATTTGCCCTAATTGCTAAATGATTTATTCCAGGATTTGTCATCCAGGCCTAATGGTTGGAAGTAGTTCGTGCAACTGAACGGAGAAAGCTGATTCTGACGCAAGGAAGGTTAATGcttctgtttttctttttttccgcTATGATTCTGTTTAGCGGCGGAGCTTGCTTCCGTTACACTATAAGGTCTTGTTACTTAGCTATATTGTTGTTATTACCATATACGCTAAATTTAACTTCATGATGTTATTGCTACTGTCAGACATTAGAACTTTATTCAAATAATGATATGGATATGAATGATATGGAGTTGGAGTGGTCAAGAAGGATCATACTATGGCCTTAATCCACTAGGCTGGCTTGCACTCAAAATTTCTAAACAAAAGTTAGATAATTTGATGTTGTCTCTTATTGTATAATTCATCTTTTGTCTTTTGGATGGTTTATTTACATCTGTGCTCGcccaatttttcactaaatttgtttATGATGATTGAAGAAAAATATGAGACCTTTGTCCCATATTTTGGTGGTAAAAGGGTTAATTAAAACTCTTATATAGCTTAAATTCAACTAGCAAAAGTAATTTGAGTTAATTATTTTAGGTGAGGTGTTTTAAGGCTTAAAAGGTATTTGAGTAGTTAAGTTCAAAATAATACCATTGGTATCAGAACCACATGAGTCTGAGAATTATGCAAAGTTGATTATCCTGCAAAGCAAAGATTAAATATGGTTATAAAAGAGGTAGAGCTACCCAAGACAATAGCGAACCATAATACTTAAGAGCTCGATTATG contains:
- the LOC110661291 gene encoding disease resistance protein RPP8, with translation MQMVRQIVLSVLGKISNLLVQESDSLLGFEDQIQCIETQLRKKVDDCDNLVGSQGFVETIYDLEDVIDELIIKSAQRSNRDASFLCVLAFVPLPMCFFYILALVDLLDHYRLRKRVEQIKINIEAYDAFFKSGLWYDSFGLYEVGVGYSVISPVIGLFEALATRNELRPTVRRQARRLRDEFKSLQDFLKHVEQLKELSEAGMAWMEELCDVCRSAENFVGLFLQRMKNEKRGPLQNLVWAPQNFISQHKLLQQMARMNDKILDISNRGYEAIPSLLSWSNYENLHQREEPPPRDADQLDMVSFDEDVDAVMPQLLKDDPRCITISIVGVGGIGKTCLAKLIYDSQAIADHFPYRIWVSEKREVEIMKKILGFDDSSGLYYDHRNETKESYAFRLRQMVNAFFADKKHLIVVNNSYPSQFWRVMGSAFSEISNGTRILFSVRRLNRAPPVTDTNLIYRLHLRSDDESWALFKHELNISIASKLESNLKEIILRKCGGLPKVIVKLGELVSQRDPTPEELSRMLDQLNQNEGPWSEVLEDINKYLPLYLRRCLFYFGLFPPDYKIPARRLIGLWVAEGLGRQQGDEKTPEYVVEECLRELVNHNMLQVTQKKLNGKIKTCRLPEAVRVHWFAKAQQANFLQGHTNITSVIRRLADHVDENDAIFDHIHGNDTASLYPCYSDVVSFLSFDTREGSKAGEVIGKFLDRCISSNCFHFLWVLDLENVYKPKLPKAIGQLTRLKYLGLRSTYLEILPEFIDKLINLQTLDLKRAHICTLPNIIWNMLKLRHLFLDESFRSTFVWEGGRSPMDLQTLWGIFVDEDSLVRNGLDTLLTITKLGLICKISRPFQKTAMSEQLDVVANWVQNLKNLRSLMLKSFDELNQPWDLHLESLSSHVDLTSIYLTGKLKNQHLVSEFPQNLVELTLSASGLAEDPMQILDKLPNLQILILMSKSFTGKKMFCSFGGFPKLEVLKFKKLEPLEEWNVEKGALPSLKSLEIDECRNLMMLPDGLRHVRTLRELKITKLPVLSSRIKGNQGEDWNKIAHGCHVLIED